The DNA sequence CCACCGGCAGCCGCCGCGGCTCGCTCCCGTCGGCGTCCACCAGCCACAGCCGCTGCACCCGCCCGCCGTCGCCGTCCTCGAAGCGGCTGAGCACGATCGTCCGCCCGTCGGGGGAGTAGGACTGGCGCTGCGTCCACGGGTCGAACCCCGCGCGGGGCCGGAACAGCAGGTTCGGGTCGTCGACGCTCTCCGGGTCCTCCCGCAGCACCGCCACGCCGAGGTCGCGCGGGTCGGAGCCGTCCGGAAGGACGTCCTGCAGCGTCGCGGTGAAGTACGTCTCGGCGCTCGTGCGGGCCACCACCAGGTGCTCGCCGCCGGCGTCCACCAGCCACGTCGGCGAGCCGACCGCGCGGTTCTCCGCCAGCAGCAGGCCGGGCGCGGCGGTGACGGGCAGGCCCGGGCCGGTGTCGACCTGGTAGACCTTCTCCACGTCCGGGTCGGCCGGGCACGAGCACACCTGGTCGGTGGTGAGGAACAGCAGGCCCGTGCCGTCCGGTTTCCAGGTGGGCCACCGGCCGCGCCACCCGGCCTGGTCGCCGCCCAGCAGCGGCACGCCGACCCGGCCGCCGTCGAGCACCCGCGGTCGCCGTTCGCCGCCGACGTCCAGGGTGTAGGCGATGCGGTCGTCACGCGGGTTCCAGTCCGGCTCGCCCGCGTCGCCGTCGGGTTCGTCGGTGACCCGGGTGACCCGGCCGCCGCCCACCGGCACCCGGTAGATCTCCCGGCCGCCGTCGCGGTCACCGGAGAACGCGACGGTCGCGCCGTCCGGGGAGAACGTCGGCCACGACTCGTCGGACGGGGTGTCGGTCAGCCGCCGCAACCCCGTGCCGTCCACGCCGACCAGCCACAGGTCGCGCCGCTCGCCGGCGCGGGAGTCGAACACCACCGTCCGCAGGTCCGGCGACAACCGCGGGTGGCCCGCGTCGAGGCCTTCGGTGAGCTTGCGCACCGAGCCGTCCGACGCGCGCAGGTACACCTGGGGCCGGGGGCCGTCACGCAGGCTGGTGAACACGAGGAGGTCGCCGCGCGCGGACACGTGGTCGTCGTGGTGCGCGGGTCCCGCGCCGAGCAGCGGATCGGTGGGCCGCAACCGGTCGGGCACGGGTCCGGCGAGGACGCCGAGGCTGCGGTGCCCGGTACCGGTGTAGGCGATCCGGCCGGACACCGGGTCGTCCTGGAGCACCGACGCCGACACCGAGGTGGTGACGTCGTGCACCACGACGACCGCGGCGGTCAACGCCACCACCGCGCCGATCGTGGCCAGGGGTCGGGTCGGCAGCCAGCTGGACAAGGTGCCACCTCCGTCTGGTTCGGGTGCGGGCAATCGTGGTCCGGCGCGCCCGGCGGCACGGAGGTCCGCGCGGGCACGGTCGGGGCACGGCTGGAGGGCGTTCGGGCAAGTCAGATCAGGCCGTGCCGCATGGCGTGGCCGACGGCGTGCGCGCGGTTGCGCAGTTGCAGCCTGGTGGTGACCTCGTGCAGGACGTTCTTCACCGTCCGCTCGGAGAACGACGTCCTGGCGGCGATCTCGGCGGTGTCGAAGCCTTCCGACACCAGGCGCAGCATGTCCACCTCCCGCGCGGTGAGCGTGGACAGCGACGGGCCGTTCGGGTCGAGCACGCTGCGCTGCAACCGGCCCACGTGGTCGAGCAACGTGCCGAGCAGGTCGCCGGGCAGCACCGCTTCGCCCTTCGCCAGCGCGGACACCGTGCCCACCAACCGGTCCTGGTCGGCCTCGGCCCGCCGGAGCACGGCCGTGACGCCGCAGTCGATCGTCGTCTGGAGGGCGTCCTGGTCGAAGCGGCCCACCACCAGGCCGATGCGCGTGGCCGACGACCGCCGCAGCCGGCGCAGCAACCGCGTCGTCTCGTCGTCGACGCGGTCCACCACGACGAGCGACACGGTGGCCTCACGCCCTTCGTCCGGCCGCACGACCTCCACCTCGGGGCGCGGTCGGAGCTGGTGCGTGATCCCGGCCTTCAGCACGGGGTCCTCGGCGTACACGGCCACCGGAATCCTGCTCATGCGACCCTCCCTGGGGCAACGGCCGGACCGCACGGCCGGCGACCTCGTCGTCACCGATCCTGCTGCCGCGGCGGGGTTCGCGGGCACCGGCGTGAGGGCTTCGGTGCACGGGTTTGCCCGTATGGTGCCCTTTTCTCCCTGTCGGCCGCGGGTGCGCCGTGCCTACCGTTTCCGGGGTGACCACAACGACCGAGTTCGGTCTCCCCACCGTGGTTGTCACGCCCGGTCAGGAGACCAGCACGACGATGACGGTGCGCAACGACAGTGACATCGTCGAGGCGTACGAGTTCGAGGTGGTGGGCGGGTGCGCCCCCTGGACCACCGTCGAACCGGCACGGCTGTCGCTGTACCCCGGGACGTCGGAGCAGGTGGCCATCGTGCTGCGCCCGCCCCGATCACCCGAGGTGCGCGCGGGCGAGGTGCCGCTCGGGGTGCGCGTCGTGCCCGCCGAGCGGCCGGAATCGGTGGTCGTGACCGAGACCACGGTGATCGTCGAGCCGTTCGCGAAGCAGCGGGCCCGGCTGATCCCCAAACGCCGCCGTGCGTGGCGCAGCGCGCGCTACCGCGTCGAAGTGCTCAACGACGGCAACACACCGACCGTCGTGACGCCCGCGTTGCCCGAGGCCGACGACCACCTCAAGCACACCGTCACCACCGCACCGACCACTGTGGACCCCGGCGGGCGGGCCGAGCTGGACGTGCGCGTGCGGGTGGTGAAGCTGCTGTGGTTCGGCAAGCCCGCGGTGTGGCCGGTGCGGCTGGACGTGGTGGCGCTGGCGGCGGACGAGCGGCACGAGCACGAGCTGGCCGGGGAGCTGGTGCAGCTGCCCATCCTGTCCAAGTGGCTGCTGTCGCTGCTCGGCGCCCTGCTGGCGCTGCTGCTGGCGTGGCT is a window from the Saccharothrix saharensis genome containing:
- a CDS encoding helix-turn-helix transcriptional regulator, with translation MSRIPVAVYAEDPVLKAGITHQLRPRPEVEVVRPDEGREATVSLVVVDRVDDETTRLLRRLRRSSATRIGLVVGRFDQDALQTTIDCGVTAVLRRAEADQDRLVGTVSALAKGEAVLPGDLLGTLLDHVGRLQRSVLDPNGPSLSTLTAREVDMLRLVSEGFDTAEIAARTSFSERTVKNVLHEVTTRLQLRNRAHAVGHAMRHGLI
- a CDS encoding hydrolytic protein produces the protein MTTTTEFGLPTVVVTPGQETSTTMTVRNDSDIVEAYEFEVVGGCAPWTTVEPARLSLYPGTSEQVAIVLRPPRSPEVRAGEVPLGVRVVPAERPESVVVTETTVIVEPFAKQRARLIPKRRRAWRSARYRVEVLNDGNTPTVVTPALPEADDHLKHTVTTAPTTVDPGGRAELDVRVRVVKLLWFGKPAVWPVRLDVVALAADERHEHELAGELVQLPILSKWLLSLLGALLALLLAWLLLVRPAVLSAAREAADGRAQEIAEAVEPQAGPVDEPGGAADQPAAGEPGQGQGQGRGTVGGGGEQSSGTVEVRTNAGQQATGTYVVPAGKVFHITDIVLANHQGDEGVLTIAFGERTITVIALETFRNQDYHWVTPIDIPENGTVTATVACAKPGTPANGRQAEQCSQLLNVSGELGDIAG